The genomic segment CCGACATCGTTGGATCCCGCACCGGTGGCGTACAGCGGGGCGAGGAATTCGATCATCGACGGATAGTCGCCGATCCATCCGGCGCGGAAGGCGGTGTCGATGGTGCGGTTGGTGATCTGGGTGCGGAACCCCGCAAAAGTCGGGTGCGGAGCTCCGACGGCGTCGATGCCCAGCACGTTCTTGATGCTGTTTGCCACCGCGTCCACCCACTCCTGATGGCCGCTGTCGGCGTTGTAGGCGATGGCGTAACTTCCGCTCCACGGTGATATCGCGTTGGCCTGCGCCCAAAGTTGTCGTGCCCGTTCGGGATTGAAGTCCAGTGTGTCGTTGCCCGGGATGTTCGGGTCGAACCCCGGCAGGGAGCGGGCGGTGAAATCGCGGGCCGGGCTGCGGGTGCCGTTGAAGATCTGCTGGCAGATCTGCGGCCGGTTGACCGCGGCGGACAGGGCCAACCGCCGCAGCCGGCCCTCCTCCCCGCCGAAATGCGGCAGCCGCAGCGGTGTGTCGAGTGATTGGCTGACCGCAACGGGCCCGCTGGCGGCGTTACCGCCCAGGTCGCGCTGGTAGATCGTCAGCGCGCTGGACGGAATCGTGTCCAAGACATCGAGGTTGCCGGACAACAGGTCGGCGTAGGCGGTATCCAGGTTGCCGTAGAACTCGAACCTCAGGCCCTTGTTATGAGGTTTGCGGTTGCCGTGGTAATCGGGGTTGGGCAACAAGTCGATCTTCACGTTGTGCTCCCAGGCAGGTCCGTCGGGACCGTCGGCCAGCCGATACGGCCCGTCACCCACCGGGTTGCGCCCGAACGCCGCCATGTCACGAAATGCTCTGTCCGGCAACGGATAGAACGCATTGTGGCCCAGGCGTAACTTGAAGTCGACGGTCGGCGCCTTGAGCCGCACCGTGAACTCGAGATCGTTGACTACCTCAAGCCCGGACATCGTGGTCGGCTTACCGTCGCCCGGGGGGCCGGCGACGTCGTCGAATCCGGCGATCGGCTTGAAGAAGTCCTGCTGCAGTTGGGCATTGGCGCTCAGGGCGCCGTAATTCCACGCGTCGACGAACGAATGTGCCGTCACCGCAGAGCCGTCGGTGAACTTCCAGCCCGGTTTGAGAATGATCCGGTAGTTGACGTTGTCGGTGGTCTCAATGGACTGCGCCACCTCCGGCGACGGATTTCCGTCGGCGTCGTAGGAGACCAACCCGGCGAACAGCCGATCCAGGATCCGGCCGCCGAGACTGTCGTTGGTGCCGGTCGGAATCAGCGGGTTCGGCGGTTCGCCGCCGTTCACCACCACCAGTTCAGGGCTCAGCACGCCGCCACCGCAGCCGGCCAGCGACGCTGCCGTCAGCATGAGGACGGCGGCGAAAGCCCGCATCCAACCCATGACAGCGACCCTAGGGCCTGCGCACACGGCGGCCGTGGAAGGACCGCCGATGAAGTGCACCGGCCGGCATCGACAACCTAGGATTTCGACATGGGGGTCACGCTTGTCGCCGCGGACTACGACGTCGCTGCACTGGCGGGCCGGTTGACCTTCGCGTTGGGCGTTCCCCTGTTCGGATTGATCCTTCTTGTGATCGGCCTATGGGAGCGCTCGCGCAGCCGTCGGCGACAGCGTCGCGCGTACCCCTACCCGCCGCCTACGGGATATCCGGGCCAGCCGTATCCGGGCGCGCCGCCTACGGGATATCCGGGCCAGCCGTATCCGGGGCCGCCCCCGCCCGGCTACCCGCCCTATGGCGCACCGCCGCGTCGCGCGAGCGGGGCATCCACGGCGCTGATTACGATCGGCGCGGTCGTGCTGGAGCTCGGAATCGTCGGCGACTTCGCCAACGCGGCGTCGCGGCTAGCCAAGCGTCAAGAACATACGTCGATGCAGGTTGGCGAGTGCATTACTCAAATGTCTTATCGTGCACAGGCATTCAAAGCGAGCCCGGGCAACGACTGCGCCGATCCGGTGAATACCTACTTGCTTGCCGCCAAAGGCGGACCGTCGGCACCGTGCCCCGACGGAAAGCGCGAGGGCTCCATCTATGACCGCTACACCGACAGCTCGACCATCCTGTGTTTCGCCCTGAACCTCAAACAAGGCCACTGTTATCTGGTATCCGGCGAGCGCGACAGTCCCAAACTGACCTTGGGTGACTGTAATGACCATGAGTCGGGCGTGATGCGAGTCATCCAGCGCATCGACGGCACCTCGAACAGTTCGGACTGCCCGTCGGGCCTCAACGGAGTCAGCTATCCCACTCCCCCGGTTGTCTATTGCCTGGAGCGGGCGAGCCCGTACTAGGCCCTACTGCTGCAAGGCGGTCACGGGATGCACCTGCAATTCGCAGGCGTCGATGGTGGCCGGCACCGTGACCACGCCGATCGTGTTGGGCGGGTTGACCCGCAGCGCGGTGTGATTGGGGCACGGGTTGCCCAAGCCGTCGATGGCCACGCCCTCCACAATGGCCTGGCCCTGTGCGGCCAGCGACAGGGTGACGGTAGGCGGCACATCGACATCGCTCGGCAAGCCGCCCATGTAGCCGCGCAGCGTGGGCGTGGCATGAATGTCCGGCCCGTCGTCGCCCGTTTCGACCGCGGGGTAGCCGGTCAGCGTGCAGGCTTGCGCACCACCGGCGAGGCTGAACGTCAGGGTGACTGAGCGATGGCCCACGGCGGCCTGGGTCGGGGAAGCGGCCACGTCGACCTGGTCCGAGCGACACGGCACCGCCTCGTCGCCGACCGGCAGCGCCGACGCGTGCGGCCCCAGCACGCCGGCTACCGCGTAACTCGTTGCGGTCGCGGCGATGCTGAGAAGCAGACAGCGGGCACGCGGCCCGCGAGATTCCCACACAACCGTGATTATGCGGTATGACAACGAGGTTTACCCCCGGATTGGAGTCCACAGGTTCGGCCGGCGGGTCTAGGCTCACAGACGGTTGACGAGCTCGAACCCGGCCCTCGACATACTCTAGGAGTGAAGCCAGTGACCGCCACGCACACCGAAGGCTCGTCCTCGCATCCCGCCTCGTACCCGCCGCCGGCGCAATTCGTCGAGCAGGCCAACGCCCGCGAAGATCTCTACCGCGAGGCCGACGAGGACCGGCTGGCATTCTGGGCCAAGCAGGCCAACCGGCTGACGTGGGCCAAGCCGTTCACCGAGGTGCTGGACTGGTCGCAGGCGCCGTTCGCCAAGTGGTTTTCCGACGGCACGCTCAACGTCGCCTACAACTGCGTGGACCGCCACGTCGAGGCCGGCCTCGGCGACCGGGTGGCAATTCACTGGGAGGGTGAGCCGGTCGGTGACAGCCGCAGCCTGACCTACTCCGACCTGCAGGACGAGGTGTGCAAAGCGGCCAACGCGCTGACCGATCTCGGTCTGGTCGCCGGCGACCGCGCCGCCATCTACCTGCCGTTGATCCCGGAAGCCGTGATCGCGATGCTGGCTTGCGCGCGACTGGGCGTCATGCACAGCGTCGTGTTCGCCGGTTTCACCGCCAAGGCGCTGCGAGCCCGCATCGCCGACGCCCAGGCCAAGGTGCTGATCACCGCCGACGGGCAATTCCGGCGCGGCAAGCCCGCGCCGCTCAAGGATGCGGCCGACGAGGCCGTGGCGTCCGGCCCGGACGGCGAGAGCCCCGTCGAGAGAGTTCTGGTGGTGCGGCGCACCGGAATTGACGT from the Mycobacterium lentiflavum genome contains:
- a CDS encoding LppU/SCO3897 family protein, which codes for MGVTLVAADYDVAALAGRLTFALGVPLFGLILLVIGLWERSRSRRRQRRAYPYPPPTGYPGQPYPGAPPTGYPGQPYPGPPPPGYPPYGAPPRRASGASTALITIGAVVLELGIVGDFANAASRLAKRQEHTSMQVGECITQMSYRAQAFKASPGNDCADPVNTYLLAAKGGPSAPCPDGKREGSIYDRYTDSSTILCFALNLKQGHCYLVSGERDSPKLTLGDCNDHESGVMRVIQRIDGTSNSSDCPSGLNGVSYPTPPVVYCLERASPY
- a CDS encoding peptide ABC transporter substrate-binding protein, whose product is MGWMRAFAAVLMLTAASLAGCGGGVLSPELVVVNGGEPPNPLIPTGTNDSLGGRILDRLFAGLVSYDADGNPSPEVAQSIETTDNVNYRIILKPGWKFTDGSAVTAHSFVDAWNYGALSANAQLQQDFFKPIAGFDDVAGPPGDGKPTTMSGLEVVNDLEFTVRLKAPTVDFKLRLGHNAFYPLPDRAFRDMAAFGRNPVGDGPYRLADGPDGPAWEHNVKIDLLPNPDYHGNRKPHNKGLRFEFYGNLDTAYADLLSGNLDVLDTIPSSALTIYQRDLGGNAASGPVAVSQSLDTPLRLPHFGGEEGRLRRLALSAAVNRPQICQQIFNGTRSPARDFTARSLPGFDPNIPGNDTLDFNPERARQLWAQANAISPWSGSYAIAYNADSGHQEWVDAVANSIKNVLGIDAVGAPHPTFAGFRTQITNRTIDTAFRAGWIGDYPSMIEFLAPLYATGAGSNDVGYSSPEFDAGLAAAEAAPSLRQADVLVNVAQRILLHDMPAVPLWYYIAVVGWSPEVGNVRLTWNGLPDYENILKA
- a CDS encoding DUF4232 domain-containing protein — protein: MWESRGPRARCLLLSIAATATSYAVAGVLGPHASALPVGDEAVPCRSDQVDVAASPTQAAVGHRSVTLTFSLAGGAQACTLTGYPAVETGDDGPDIHATPTLRGYMGGLPSDVDVPPTVTLSLAAQGQAIVEGVAIDGLGNPCPNHTALRVNPPNTIGVVTVPATIDACELQVHPVTALQQ